Genomic window (Streptomyces sp. RerS4):
CCCCGGCGCCAAGGAACAGGCCCTGGCCCGTGCCGCCGCCTGCGGCTACCTCGGCGCCGCCGGCGCCACCGACACCGCGGATGGAGAACAGGCGTGAGCCGTCAGACCCCCCACAGCGACCACTGCGCCCCCGGCAGCCGCCACATCGACCCGCACGAGTACGCGTCCGTCTTCGGCCCCCGCGCCGGCGACCGGGTGCGGCTCGGCGACTCCGGGCTGACCGTCCGCGTCGAGCACGACGCCCAGAAGCCGGGCGACGAGTTCCTGGCCGGCTTCGGCAAGACGGCCCGCGACGGCCTGCACCTGAAGGCCGCCGCCGTCCGCGAGACCTGTGACGTGGTCATCAGCAACGTGCTGGTCATCGACGCCGTGCTCGGCATCCGCAAGGTGTCGATCGGCATCCGCGAGGGCCGCATCCACGCGATCGGCCGCGCCGGCAACCCGGACACCCTCGACGGGGTCGACGTGGTCGTCGGCACCGGCACCTCGATCGTCTCCGGCGAAGGCCTGATCGCCACCGCCGGAGCGGTGGACACGCACGTCCACCTCCTCTCGCCGCGGATCATGGAGGCCTCGCTCGCCGCCGGTGTCACCACCGTCATCGGCCAGGAATTCGGCCCCGTCTGGGGCGTCGGGGTCAACTCCCCGTGGGCGCTGAAGCACGCCTTCAACGCCTTCGACGCCTGGCCGGTCAACATCGGCTTCCTGGCCCGTGGTTCCTCCTCCGACGCCGCCCCGCTGGTGGAGGCGCTGGCCGAGGGCGGTGCGTCCGGGTTCAAGGTGCACGAGGACATGGGCGCGCACACGCGCGCCCTGGACACGGCGCTGCGGGTGGCCGAGGAGCACGACGTGCAGGTCGCCCTGCACAGCGACGGCCTCAACGAGTGCCTGTCGGTGGAGGACACCCTGCGCGTGCTGGAAGGCCGCACCATCCACGCCTTCCACATCGAGGGCTGTGGCGGCGGACACGTCCCCAACGTGCTGAAGATGGCGGGCGTGCCGAACGTCATCGGCTCCTCCACCAACCCGACGCTGCCCTTCGGCCGGGACGCGGTCGCCGAGCACTACGGCATGATCGTCTCCGTCCACGACCTCAAGCCGGACCTTCCCGGCGACGCCGCCATGGCCCGCGACCGCATCCGCGCCGGCACCATGGGCGCCGAGGACGTCCTGCACGACCTCGGGGCCATCGGCATCACCTCCTCCGACGCCCAGGGCATGGGCCGCGCGGGCGAAACGATCCGGCGTACCTTCGCGATGGCCGCGAAGATGAAGGGCGAGCTGGGTCCGCTGGACGGCGACGGCGAGGGCGACGACAACGCCCGCGTGCTGCGCTACATGGCCAAGCTCACCATCAACCCGGCCATCGCCCACGGCCTGGCGCACGAGATCGGATCCATCGAGGTCGGCAAACTCGCCGACATCGTCCTGTGGCGCCCCGCCTTCTTCGGCGCCAAGCCGCAGCTCGTCCTCAAGTCCGGCTTCCCCGCCTACGGAGTCACCGGCGACCCCAACGCCGCCACCGACACCTGCGAACCCCTCGTCCTCGGCCCGCAGTTCGGCGCCTACGGCGCCACGGCCGCCGACATCTCCGTGGCCTTCGTCTCGGCCGCCGCCGCGGCCCTGAGCGGCGACGCCATGCCGACCCGCCGCCGCCGGGTCGCCGTACGCGGCACCCGCGGCATCGGCCCCAAGGACATGCTCCTCAACTCCCGGGTGGGCGCGGTCGATGTCGACGCGCGCAGCGGACTCGTCTCCCTCGACGGGGAACCGCTGCGCTCCGAAGCCGCCGATTCGGTCTCCCTCAACCGCCTGTACTTCCTGTAGACCAGCAAGGACACCAGCTATGAACAAGCCCGTCGACGCCGGATTCCGCATGCCCCCCGAGTGGGCTCCGCACGAGCGCACCTGGATGGCCTGGCCCAGCCCCAACCCGACCTTCACCAACGACGAGGAGCTCGCCGAGGCCCGTCGGGCCTGGGGCTCGGTCGCCCGCGCCGTCAGCGCGTACGAGCCGGTCACCCTGGTCGTCTCGCCCGGCGACGCCGACAACGCCCGCGCCGTGGTCGGCGCCGGCGACTCGCACCCCGTCGACCTGGTCGAGCGCGACCTCGACGACGCCTGGATGCGCGACATCGGCCCCACCTTCGTCACGAACGACGCCGGTGAGCTGGCCGCCGTCGACTGGACCTTCAACGGCTGGGGCGCCCAGGAGTGGGCCCGCTGGGACCACGACTCGAAGATCGCCCGCCACGTCTCCGACCTCGTCGGCACCCGCACGTACAGCACCCCCCTCGTCAACGAGGGCGGCGCCATCCACGTGGACGGCGAGGGCACCGTCCTGCTCACCGACACCGTGCAGCTCGGCGAGGGCCGCAACCCCGACTGGACCCGCCGGCAGGTCGAGGCCGAGATCCACGCCCACCTCGGCACCACCAAGGCGATCTGGCTCCCGTACGGCCTGGCCGGCGACTACGGCACCTACGGCACGCAGGGCCACGTCGACATCGTCGCCGCCTTCGCCCGTCCCGGCGTGGTCATGGTCCACACCCAGCCCGACCCGGCCCACCCGGACCACGAGCGCTGCAAGACCATCGCCGCCCTCCTGCGCGCCTCCACCGACGCGCGGGGCCGGCGGCTGGAGGTCGTGGAGATCCCCGCGCCGACCGTCCTGGAGGAGGACGGCGAGTGGGTCGACTACTCGTACATCAACCACTACCTGTGCAACGGCGGTGTGGTGCTGTGCGCCTTCGACGACCCGCGCGACGAGGAGGCCGCCGAGATCTTCCGGGGCCTGTTCCCCGAGCGGACCGTGACACTCGTTGACGCACGTACGATTTTCGCCGGGGGTGGCGGCATCCACTGCATCACCCAGCAGCAGCCGAAGGTCTGAACGCGGACCCGGCGGACCTCGTGAAGGAGTGACCATGGCGGCGGGCGGAGTACCGGTACGGGCGGCGCGCAAGAACGCGCCCCCGCGCGAGGACGTCCTCGTCGCCGCCATGGCCATGATCGCCGAACGGGGTCTGGACGGCCTGACCATGGCCGGACTCGGTCGCGAGGTCGGCATGAGCAGCGGCCACCTCCTCTACTACTTCGGCAGCAAGGACGAGCTCCTGCTGCGCACCCTGGAGTGGAGCGAGGCCGCGCTCGGCGCCGAGCGGCGCGCCCTGCTGGCCCGGCGCGGCCCCGCCCGCGAACGCGTCCAGGCGTACGTCGACCTCTACGTGCCCGACGGCCCCCGGGACCCGCACTGGACCCTGTGGCTGGAGGTCTGGAACCGCTCGCAGAACGCGGGACCCCAGGAGCGCGAGCGCCAGGCGGCCATCGAGGGCGCCTGGCACCGCGACCTCGTCGCCCTGCTCGCCGAGGGGATCTCGCGCGGCGAGTTCCGCCCCGTGGACCCCGACCGCTTCGCGGCCCGGCTGCGGGCCCTGCTCGACGGGTTCAGCATCCAGGTGGCCGTCGGCCTGCCCGGGATAGGGCGCGAGGACATCCTGGAACACGTACGCGAGTTCCTGACGGACACCCTCGTGGCCCTGGGCAGCGGCGGCGTGACCGAATACTGAGATTCGCGTCCATCGGCGCGAGCCGGTGTGAAAGACTGCGGGCGTGCCTGCTCAGCTCATGATTACGGACAGCAGCGCGCCGGTCCTTCAGTGACCGCTCACCCGTGGAAAACCTTCGCGGAAGCGGCCACCGTGCCCCAGACCCGCGCGCAGACCTCTCGCACCCGCGAGAGGTTTTTTCGTTTCCCGGCCCGAATCCTGCCGGGGCCCGTGGCGCGCGATGATGGGGGCAGTGGATCCCCGGTCTCCGGAACCACTCATCCGACAGGAGTCAGATCAGCATGACGACGACAGAGGCGACTGCGCCGACAGCGGCACTCGACGACAGCTTCCATGTCTTCGACACCACCCTGCGCGACGGCGCCCAGCGTGAGGGCATCAACCTCACGGTCGCGGACAAGCTGACGATCGCGCGGTACCTGGACGACTTCGGAGTCGGCTTCATCGAGGGCGGCTGGCCCGGCGCCAACCCCCGCGACACCGAGTTCTTCGCCCGCGCCCGCGCCGAGATCGACTTCAAGAACGCCCAGCTCGTCGCCTTCGGAGCCACCCGCCGGGCCGGCGGATCCGCCGCCGAGGACCCCCAGGTGCGCGCCCTGCTGGAGTCCGGCGCCCCGGTCATCACGCTCGTCGCCAAGTCCCACGACCGCCACGTCGAGCTCGCGCTGCGCACCACCCTCGAAGAGAACCTGGAGATGGTGAGGGACACCGTCTCCCATCTGGTCGCGCGGGGCCGGCGCGTCTTCGTCGACTGCGAGCACTTCTTCGACGGCTACCGCGCCAACGCCGAGTACGCCAAGTCCGTCGTCCGCGCCGCGCACGAGGCCGGCGCCGACGTCGTCATCCTCTGCGACACCAACGGCGGCATGCTCCCCGCCCAGATCAACGCCACCGTCGCCACCGTCCTCGCGGACACCGGCGCCCGCCTGGGCATCCACGCCCAGGACGACACCGGCTGCGCCGTCGCCAACACCCTGGCCGCCGTCGACGCGGGCGCAACCCACGTCCAGTGCACCGCGAACGGCTACGGCGAGCGCGTCGGCAACGCCAACCTCTTCCCGGTCGTCGCCGCGCTGGAGATCAAGTACGGCCGCACGGTGCTCCCCGAGGGCGCCCTCGCCGAGATGACCCGCATCTCGCACGCCATCGCCGAGGTCGTCAACCTCACCCCCTCCACCCACCAGCCCTACGTCGGCGTCTCCGCCTTCGCGCACAAGGCGGGCCTGCACGCCTCGGCCATCAAGGTCGACCCGGACCTCTACCAGCACATCGACCCCGAGCGCGTCGGCAACACCATGCGCATGCTCGTCTCCGACATGGCCGGCCGCGCCTCCATCGAGCTCAAGGGCAAGGAACTCGGCGTCGACCTCGGCGGGGACCGCGCGCTCATCGCCCGGGTCGTCGAGCGGGTCAAGGAACGCGAGCTGGCCGGATACACGTACGAGGCCGCCGATGCCTCCTTCGAGCTGCTGCTGCGCGCCGAGGTCGAGGGCCGGGCGCGCAGGTACTTCCGTACGGAATCCTGGCGGGCGATCGTCGAGGACCGCCCCGACGGCACCCACGCCAACGAGGCCACCGTCAAGCTGTGGGCGAAGGGCGAGCGGATCGTCGCCACGGCGGAGGGCAACGGCCCGGTCAACGCCCTCGACCGCGCGCTGCGGGTGGGGCTCGAACGCTTCTACCCCCAGCTGGCCAAGTTCGAGCTGGTGGACTACAAGGTCCGCATCCTGGAGGGCACGCACGGCACCGAGTCCACGACCCGCGTACTGATCTCCACGACGGACGGCACGCACGAGTGGAACACGGTGGGCGTGGCCCCGAACGTCATCGCGGCCTCCTGGCAGGCCCTGGAGGACGCCTTCACCTTCGGACTCCTGCGCGCGGGCATCGAACCGGCGGAGTAGCCGGAAGCGTCAGCGTCCTTTTGTCTGGCGCCCTTATGTCCGTCTTGCACGGGAAAATGGCGGTTCGGGTAGCGTCGTAGACATGAGGACCAGGCTCGTTTCCGCACGCTTCCGATCGCTGTCGGCCGGCCTGCTGCTGGCCCTGTCGGCGACCGTGCTCGCCGTCGCCCCGCAGGCGGCGGCCGACACCGGAGTCGCCGCCGTCGGTGAGGCTTTGAAGAAGGGGCCCGTCTACGTCGATCCCGGAGCGCGGGACCAACTGTCGGCGGACCGGGCCGACGCGTTGGCGGACCGGATCAAGGACGCCGGGAAGCCGGTGTTCGTCGCCGTGCTGCCCGCCACCGGCGAGTTCCCCGCCGACAAGGTGCTCGGCGCCGTCCGCGCCGAGACCGGCATCACCGGGCTCTACGCGATCCGGCTCGGTGACGGCTTCGACGCCGGGGCCGACCGGGCCGTCATGCCGAGCAACGCCGTCCGCAACCTCGCCGAGGCGGTGAAGGTGGGGTCGCCCGACGCCGCCACCCAGCTCGACAACTTCGTCGAGCAGGCCCTGAGCCAGGCCAAGGGCTCGGCGCCCGCCTCCTGGGGCGGCGCCGCGTCCGACGAGGGCTTCGACGCCGGCGCCCTGATCGGCCTCGGCGCGGTGGCGCTGGTCGGCGGTGGGGGCGCGTACGCGCTGGTGCGCCGCAACCGCAAGAAGAAGGAAGAGGTCCGCCGCGAGGCGATCGCCCGGCTGAGCGTCGTCGTGGACGAGGACATCACGGCCTTCGGCGAGGAGCTGGAGCGCCTCGACTTCCATCCCGGTGAGCCCGGCGCGGACGACGCGATGCGCGAGGACTACGCGCAGGGCCTCGACTCGTACGAGAAGGCCAAGCGGATCATGGCCTCGGTCCAGTACCCGCACGAGGTGCAGGGCGTGACCCGGGCGCTGGAGGACGGCCGCTTCGCGCTGGCCCGGCTCGACGCGCGCCGCGAGGGCCGGCCGCTGCCGGAGCGCCGTTCGCCCTGCTTCTTCGACCCGCGCCACGGGCCCAGCGTCGAGGACGCGACGTGGGCCCCGCCCGCGGGAGCGGCGCGTACGGTCCCGGTCTGCGCGGCGGACGCGGTACGACTGCGGGACGGCCTGGACCCGGAGGTCCGTACCGTCGAGACCGAGCACGGTCGGCGCCCCTACTACGACGCCGGCCCGGCGTACGGTCCCTGGGCCGGCGGCTACTTCGGCGGCGGCATCCTGCCCGGCCTGCTGGTGGGCACGATGCTCGGCTCGATGATGTCCACCCCGGCCTACGCCTCCGACTTCGGTGGTGGGGCGATGGACGGGGGAGGTTTCGAAGGGGGCGACTTCTCCGGGGCCGACTTCGACCCGTCCGACTTCGGCGGCGGGGGCTTCGGCGGTGGAGGCGACTTCGGCGGGGGCGGCTGGTGACCGCCCCCGGATCTCCGACCGGGCCCGCCGGGCAGGCCCAGCCCGTCAGGCCTGCTTGATCGCCGAGATGTCGAAGACCAGCTTGACCTTGTCGCTGACCATCACACCGCCGGCCTCCAGGGCGGCGTTCCAGGTCAGACCCCAGTCGGAGCGCAGGATCTCGGTGGAGCCCTCGAAGCCGACGCGCTCGTTGCCGTAGGGGTCGGTCGCGGATCCGCCGAACTCCAGGTCGATGGAGAGCGGGCGGGTGACGTCCTTGATGGTCAGGTCGCCGATGATCCGGTACGTGTCACCGCCGACGTAGGCGGCGGAGGTCGAGCGGAAGCTCATCAGCGGGAAGCGCTCCACGTCGAAGAAGTCGCCGCCGCGCAGGTGGGCGTCGCGGTCGGCGATGCCGGTGGAGACCGAGGCGACCTTCACGTCGATCGAGGCGGCGGAGCGCGAGGGGTCGGCGCCGTCGAGGTGGAGGGTGCCCTCGTGCTCGGCGAAGCTGCCGCGCACGTTGGTCACCATGGCGTGGCGCACGGTGAAGCCGATGCTGCTGTGGGCGGCGTCGACCACGTAGTCGCCGGTGAGGGCGGCCAGCGCGGGGGCCACTTCGAGCGTGGCGACGTCGACGGAGCCGGCGGTGTCCTGGTTACGGCGGGTGAAGAGACCCATGACTTCCTCCTCGGGAGATCCTGCTGCGGAGTTGTTGAATGTTCAACGAGAATGACAGTAGACCCATTCTGTTCAACTTTCAACTTTATTGGGCACGTGTTGCGCCATCTGGCGGAGTTTTGTAGGACTCGCACAAAGGGCTGCCGTCCCCACTGGGGGAGTCCGTACATCTCACGCCGGTTCTGTCCGGGCCGCACAGCGGAACGCGCCGGAGACTGTGTAGAACCAACGGAGGGTTTTCATGGCGCGACTTCGTAAGGTCGGTACATGACCGTTGTGGACCAGACCCCGAGCGAGCCGACGGACGCCCGCGGGCGCGTGGCCGAGCTGCACTCCCTCCGCGAGGACGCCCGGCGCGGACCGAGTGACCGTGCGACCGAGGCGCAGCATGCCAAGGGCAAGCTGACGGCGCGTGAGCGGATTGCGCTGCTTCTGGACGAGGGTTCGTTCAAGGAGGTCGAGCAGCTGCGTCGGCACCGGGCGACGGGTTTCGGTCTGGAGGCCAAGAAGCCCTACACCGATGGTGTGATCACGGGGTGGGGCACGGTCGAGGGTCGGACGGTCTTCGTGTACGCGCACGATTTCCGCATCTTCGGTGGTGCGTTGGGTGAGGCGCACGCGGCGAAGATCCACAAGATCATGGACATGGCCATCGCGGCCGGTGCGCCGCTGGTCTCGTTGAACGACGGTGCGGGTGCCCGTATCCAGGAGGGTGTCTCGGCGCTGGCCGGCTACGGTGGCATCTTCCAGCGCAACACCAGGGCCTCGGGTGTGATCCCGCAGATCTCGGTGATGTTGGGCCCGTGCGCGGGCGGGGCGGCGTACTCCCCGGCGTTGACGGACTTCGTGTTCATGGTGCGGGACACCTCGCAGATGTTCATCACGGGTCCGGACGTGGTCCGGGCGGTGACGGGCGAGGAGATCAGCCAGAACGGTCTGGGCGGCGCGGACGTGCACGCGGAGACCTCGGGCGTGGCGCACTTCGCGTACGACGACGAGGAGACCTGCATCGCCGAGGTCCGCTACCTCATCACGATGCTGCCCTCCAACAACCGCGAGAACCCGCCGGTCCACGAGAGCGACGACCCCAAGGACCGCCGCTCCGACGTGCTGCTGGACCTCGTCCCGGCCGACGGCAACCGGCCGTACGACATGCTCAAGGTGATCGAGGAGCTCGTCGACGACGGGGACGTCCTGGAGGTCCACGAGCGGTGGGCGCGCAACATCATCTGCGCGCTGGCGCGGTTCGACGGGCAGGTGGTGGGCATCGTCGCCAACCAGCCCGGTCACCTCGCGGGGGTGTTGGACATCCACGCCTCGGAGAAGGCGGCGCGGTTCGTCCAGCTGTGCGACGCGTTCAACATCCCGATCATCACGCTGCTGGACGTGCCGGGCTTCCTGCCGGGCGTGGACCAGGAGCACGGCGGGATCATCCGCCACGGCGCGAAGCTGCTGTACGCGTACTGCAACGCGACGGTGCCGCGGATCTCGCTGATCCTGCGCAAGGCGTACGGCGGCGCGTACATCGTCATGGACTCGCAGTCCATCGGCGCCGACCTGACCTACGCCTGGCCGACCAACGAGATCGCCGTGATGGGCGCCGAGGGCGCGGCGAACGTGATCTTCCGCAGGCAGATCGCGGACGCCGAGGACCCCGAGGCGATGCGCGCGCGGATGGTCAAGGAATACAAGGCCGAGCTGATGCACCCGTACTACGCGGCCGAGCGCGGCCTCGTCGACGACGTCATCGACCCCGCCGAGACCCGCGAGACGCTGATCAGCGCCCTCGCGATGCTCCGCACCAAGCACGCCGACCTGCCGTCCCGCAAGCACGGCAACCCGCCGCAGTAGAGACTTCCAAGGAGACCTGCCAACGATGAGCACCGACACCCTGCTGAAGGTCGAGAAGGGCAACGCCGCGCCCGAGGAGCTGGCCGCGATCACCGCGATCCTCCTGGCCCGCGCCGCCGCCACCCCCGAGACCGCCGTCACCCACCGCTCCACCGCCGGCTGGCGCCGCCTGGAACGCTCCCGCGGCTTCCAGCCCCCCCACAGCTGGCAGGGCTGACCCCCGGCCCCTCACCCCACGGCCGCTCAGCCGAGCCGGACCTCGACGCCTTCGGGCATCGAGTCCAGGTCCGGCGGGCGGCTGTCGGCCGTTCGGCACCGGGTGAGGTGGAGCTTCTTCAGGGCCGAGTGGGCGGCCAGGATCCCGAGGTCGTCGGGTAGGACACAGTCTGTCAGCCACAGGTGGGTGAGCTTGGGCGGGTGGCCCCCTGGTGTGCCCGGCCACTGCCGCAGGTCGTAGCCCTCCAGTTCCAGGCTCATCAGCCGGGTCAGACCGTGCAGCACCGTGAAGTTCGCCGGTGCCCCGCTGCCCCCGAGCGTGAGCGAGATCAGATCCGGGACCCCCGCCAACGGGAGGAAATCCGTGGTTTCGCCCAGCATGCTCAACTGCAGGCTTGTCAGGCCCTGCGGCAGCGGTATTTCACTGATGGGCGGCAGCGACGGAAAGGTGAGGCGCAGGCTCATCAGATCCGGCAGATCGTTCAGAACCGATACGTCCCGCAGCCGCACACGTCCTCCCAGAGTGAGCGCCCTCAAGTGGGGGTGGAGCCGCAGCGGTGAGAGGTCGTTCTCGTCCCGGAGGTTGGTGACGTACAGCGCTGAGAGGTCCTGCGCTGCACGGGCGTCCGCGAGCCCGGGCAGCGGATAGGTGATGGCGATTCGGCGGGCTGTGGGCAGCGATGCGAGTTCAGCGCACTGCTTGGGGTGGTCCACGAACAACAAGTGGTCCCTGAGCGAGAACTGCTTCAGTACTCGCTCGGTGAACTCCCGGGCGTCGAAGTACTCCCAGTGATAGGCGAGTTGGCTGTGCACCCGGGGGTCCTGGGCCCACCCCTCCAGCAGCTTCAGCGCTTGATCGCCACCGATCAGCGCGGTCGTCCGGACCAGGGCATCGGCCGCCGCGTCCGACTCCGCGGCCAAAGACGTGGGCAGGCGGCGCAGCACCGGCGTGCCGACTACGGCCAGGGATTCCGCCTCGCTTGTGCGGCGCGGCGGGATCAGGGCGTCGAGCGCCTCGTCCAGCGGGCCGGCGAGCGCGTCGGGTACGGACGGCATGGTCTCCAGGCAGGAGGTGGCGAGCAGGCGCAGACGCCGCCTGTGGCGGGGTTCGGCGGCCGCGCGGGCAAGGATGCCTTCGATCAGCTCCACCTGCTGGGAGGTGTAGGCGTGGCCCGCCGCCATGACGATGGTCTCGCGCCACTGGTCCAGGTGGGCCCGCTCGACCAGGTTTCCGATCCTGTCCTCCCGGACCGCCTCGGCCGCGGCCAGGTACTCCTGGAACGTGCGGTGCAGGAAGTCCACCCGGTCCTCGGCAGGTGCACGCAGCACGCCACAGCGCTGGAGCAGCCGGTCGAAGACCCTGTCGGCATCGGCCTTATCCAGGTGCCGCATTCGACCGAGCGCGGCCCGCACGCGGCTGACGGCCCGCTCCTGGGTGATCTCGCTGCGGTTGGTGTCGGACAGCCACCACGCCAGGTCTTGGAGCAGCAACTGCTTGTCCGTCAGGGACAGTTCGACATCGGGCTCGCCGGGGATGTGGCGGCGGGAATCCCTGACGTGCAGCAGGACGCCCAGAGCCCGGCGGTACAACTCCATCCGGTCACGCGGCAGTTGGCGGCGATCCTCCAGGTGGAGCGCACAGAGCATCGCCGCCAGCAGCGGGCTCGACGCCAGGGAGGCCAGGTGGGGGCGGTCCTTGAGGGCGGTGATCAGGGAGCTCTCGTAGTGCGGGAGTTGTCCGGGCTCGCAGGGGAGTTGATCGCCCTGTTCCCGCACGGCCTGGTGCCACTGGCGGATGAACAGCACCAGGTCGGACGGCCGCATCCGGTCCAGCAGCACGGGCTGGAAGCCGTCGTTGCGCAGCCAGTCCTTGCCGGCTGCCGCAGGGCGTGACGTGACCACGATCCGGTTGCCCGGGTAGTGGCGGACCAGATCGCGCAGCCAGGTCCGCACCGCCCGGCGCTCGTTCGTCGGGAGCTCATCGACCCCGTCCACCAGGAACAGGACCTGCTTGTCGCGCAGCCGGCGGTCCAGCCAGGCCTTGGGCATGTGACCCGAGATGAAGCCGGCGGCATGGTCCATCATGGCTTCCGGTTTCTCGGGCAGTGGCTTGCCCGCGAAGCGCCGCAGTTTGATCAGCACGGGCACGAGCCGGTTCCATTCGGCGAGCCCATCCGTGAAGGTGCCGCGCGCCGCCGTGACCGCGAGCCATTTGAGCAGGGTCGACTTACCCGAGCCGGCCTCACCCCGCAGCAGCACGAGAGGGGCGTCACCCAGCGCCGTTTCCACCCGGACGCCGTGCCCGCCCTCGTCCTCCTCGGCCCAGTCGCCAAGCGCCGAACGTGGCGTGGGCACCAGACGGGAGCGCCGGCCCGTCTCGCTCCCGCCGGTGCGCAGGCTGACGTAGGCCACGGACAGCTTGGTCCGAGGCGCGCGCTCCGACGCGAAGCTGTACAGCTCGATCTCGTCGTG
Coding sequences:
- a CDS encoding urease subunit alpha, yielding MSRQTPHSDHCAPGSRHIDPHEYASVFGPRAGDRVRLGDSGLTVRVEHDAQKPGDEFLAGFGKTARDGLHLKAAAVRETCDVVISNVLVIDAVLGIRKVSIGIREGRIHAIGRAGNPDTLDGVDVVVGTGTSIVSGEGLIATAGAVDTHVHLLSPRIMEASLAAGVTTVIGQEFGPVWGVGVNSPWALKHAFNAFDAWPVNIGFLARGSSSDAAPLVEALAEGGASGFKVHEDMGAHTRALDTALRVAEEHDVQVALHSDGLNECLSVEDTLRVLEGRTIHAFHIEGCGGGHVPNVLKMAGVPNVIGSSTNPTLPFGRDAVAEHYGMIVSVHDLKPDLPGDAAMARDRIRAGTMGAEDVLHDLGAIGITSSDAQGMGRAGETIRRTFAMAAKMKGELGPLDGDGEGDDNARVLRYMAKLTINPAIAHGLAHEIGSIEVGKLADIVLWRPAFFGAKPQLVLKSGFPAYGVTGDPNAATDTCEPLVLGPQFGAYGATAADISVAFVSAAAAALSGDAMPTRRRRVAVRGTRGIGPKDMLLNSRVGAVDVDARSGLVSLDGEPLRSEAADSVSLNRLYFL
- a CDS encoding agmatine deiminase family protein, producing the protein MNKPVDAGFRMPPEWAPHERTWMAWPSPNPTFTNDEELAEARRAWGSVARAVSAYEPVTLVVSPGDADNARAVVGAGDSHPVDLVERDLDDAWMRDIGPTFVTNDAGELAAVDWTFNGWGAQEWARWDHDSKIARHVSDLVGTRTYSTPLVNEGGAIHVDGEGTVLLTDTVQLGEGRNPDWTRRQVEAEIHAHLGTTKAIWLPYGLAGDYGTYGTQGHVDIVAAFARPGVVMVHTQPDPAHPDHERCKTIAALLRASTDARGRRLEVVEIPAPTVLEEDGEWVDYSYINHYLCNGGVVLCAFDDPRDEEAAEIFRGLFPERTVTLVDARTIFAGGGGIHCITQQQPKV
- a CDS encoding TetR/AcrR family transcriptional regulator; the encoded protein is MAAGGVPVRAARKNAPPREDVLVAAMAMIAERGLDGLTMAGLGREVGMSSGHLLYYFGSKDELLLRTLEWSEAALGAERRALLARRGPARERVQAYVDLYVPDGPRDPHWTLWLEVWNRSQNAGPQERERQAAIEGAWHRDLVALLAEGISRGEFRPVDPDRFAARLRALLDGFSIQVAVGLPGIGREDILEHVREFLTDTLVALGSGGVTEY
- the cimA gene encoding citramalate synthase, coding for MTTTEATAPTAALDDSFHVFDTTLRDGAQREGINLTVADKLTIARYLDDFGVGFIEGGWPGANPRDTEFFARARAEIDFKNAQLVAFGATRRAGGSAAEDPQVRALLESGAPVITLVAKSHDRHVELALRTTLEENLEMVRDTVSHLVARGRRVFVDCEHFFDGYRANAEYAKSVVRAAHEAGADVVILCDTNGGMLPAQINATVATVLADTGARLGIHAQDDTGCAVANTLAAVDAGATHVQCTANGYGERVGNANLFPVVAALEIKYGRTVLPEGALAEMTRISHAIAEVVNLTPSTHQPYVGVSAFAHKAGLHASAIKVDPDLYQHIDPERVGNTMRMLVSDMAGRASIELKGKELGVDLGGDRALIARVVERVKERELAGYTYEAADASFELLLRAEVEGRARRYFRTESWRAIVEDRPDGTHANEATVKLWAKGERIVATAEGNGPVNALDRALRVGLERFYPQLAKFELVDYKVRILEGTHGTESTTRVLISTTDGTHEWNTVGVAPNVIAASWQALEDAFTFGLLRAGIEPAE
- a CDS encoding YceI family protein, with protein sequence MGLFTRRNQDTAGSVDVATLEVAPALAALTGDYVVDAAHSSIGFTVRHAMVTNVRGSFAEHEGTLHLDGADPSRSAASIDVKVASVSTGIADRDAHLRGGDFFDVERFPLMSFRSTSAAYVGGDTYRIIGDLTIKDVTRPLSIDLEFGGSATDPYGNERVGFEGSTEILRSDWGLTWNAALEAGGVMVSDKVKLVFDISAIKQA
- a CDS encoding acyl-CoA carboxylase subunit beta, whose product is MTVVDQTPSEPTDARGRVAELHSLREDARRGPSDRATEAQHAKGKLTARERIALLLDEGSFKEVEQLRRHRATGFGLEAKKPYTDGVITGWGTVEGRTVFVYAHDFRIFGGALGEAHAAKIHKIMDMAIAAGAPLVSLNDGAGARIQEGVSALAGYGGIFQRNTRASGVIPQISVMLGPCAGGAAYSPALTDFVFMVRDTSQMFITGPDVVRAVTGEEISQNGLGGADVHAETSGVAHFAYDDEETCIAEVRYLITMLPSNNRENPPVHESDDPKDRRSDVLLDLVPADGNRPYDMLKVIEELVDDGDVLEVHERWARNIICALARFDGQVVGIVANQPGHLAGVLDIHASEKAARFVQLCDAFNIPIITLLDVPGFLPGVDQEHGGIIRHGAKLLYAYCNATVPRISLILRKAYGGAYIVMDSQSIGADLTYAWPTNEIAVMGAEGAANVIFRRQIADAEDPEAMRARMVKEYKAELMHPYYAAERGLVDDVIDPAETRETLISALAMLRTKHADLPSRKHGNPPQ
- a CDS encoding acyl-CoA carboxylase subunit epsilon, with translation MSTDTLLKVEKGNAAPEELAAITAILLARAAATPETAVTHRSTAGWRRLERSRGFQPPHSWQG
- a CDS encoding NACHT domain-containing protein produces the protein MSAEAAAINLGRVLATRAVSLWLEPRRREQEAGSSMGDLIRVRVKGLRAQNDLVRQFEKMGDAVSVRLEPLLANEFAGLEANERQAALDGVTDTFVRANLSDEAVIGSDADATVLARRIRDAVPAPAGLSEAGSAFHDRLFDECVRCYVQILKHLPVFTERAVAELLARTTSLASEVARVLERLYTPTLYAPLGTAQDEGFRQEYLRLISDLHDEIELYSFASERAPRTKLSVAYVSLRTGGSETGRRSRLVPTPRSALGDWAEEDEGGHGVRVETALGDAPLVLLRGEAGSGKSTLLKWLAVTAARGTFTDGLAEWNRLVPVLIKLRRFAGKPLPEKPEAMMDHAAGFISGHMPKAWLDRRLRDKQVLFLVDGVDELPTNERRAVRTWLRDLVRHYPGNRIVVTSRPAAAGKDWLRNDGFQPVLLDRMRPSDLVLFIRQWHQAVREQGDQLPCEPGQLPHYESSLITALKDRPHLASLASSPLLAAMLCALHLEDRRQLPRDRMELYRRALGVLLHVRDSRRHIPGEPDVELSLTDKQLLLQDLAWWLSDTNRSEITQERAVSRVRAALGRMRHLDKADADRVFDRLLQRCGVLRAPAEDRVDFLHRTFQEYLAAAEAVREDRIGNLVERAHLDQWRETIVMAAGHAYTSQQVELIEGILARAAAEPRHRRRLRLLATSCLETMPSVPDALAGPLDEALDALIPPRRTSEAESLAVVGTPVLRRLPTSLAAESDAAADALVRTTALIGGDQALKLLEGWAQDPRVHSQLAYHWEYFDAREFTERVLKQFSLRDHLLFVDHPKQCAELASLPTARRIAITYPLPGLADARAAQDLSALYVTNLRDENDLSPLRLHPHLRALTLGGRVRLRDVSVLNDLPDLMSLRLTFPSLPPISEIPLPQGLTSLQLSMLGETTDFLPLAGVPDLISLTLGGSGAPANFTVLHGLTRLMSLELEGYDLRQWPGTPGGHPPKLTHLWLTDCVLPDDLGILAAHSALKKLHLTRCRTADSRPPDLDSMPEGVEVRLG